TCCTTTCTGGAGCGGCAGCACGAACACATCAACCTGGACGGGGCCGTGGGCTTCGTCATGCTGCAGGGTAGGTCCGCAGAACACGCTCTGCAGTTGTTTTTATCCTCCGTATCCCCCCAACCCTCAATGCGGAATGATCTCCAGCAGCAGGGGCGCCAGGGACGGCCCGCTCATCGCAGAGTTTGGCTTGATAATGAGATCTCCAGCagtgcactgaaaaaaataaatctaagcgcatgtaaatgtaacatttttaaatctgtgttattaaaaatttaaaatgaagttggttgctttacatgaataaatctagttttgaacttaatctgcatttgttcaaaaaacaagatattgtgcaatttttccttaacaagcaatatttatgtaatcccaggcaatcttttcatttacacacaagcaACAAGCAAttatcttgttgtatttacctttcctttaacaattttaatctattgggcagattgaccaacgtttagatgaaacatgctttatagATGCTTTTTTGTAGAAcacaacagtaaaaaatatcttacttgatctactttaaaacaaTTAAGGCGAcattttcgcatgagatttttatgtagatcaagaaagactagtctttgaataaactacttaatttttagtatgtacaaaattaatttgcaagtagtcaacttaattttttttcccttttttctcttttttccttttttttctctttttctcctttttttcttctctttttttccttttttttctttttaaaattaacttaattttgataaataaagtaaacttaacacaaacTTAGCacagttgactgtacttgcaaaatgtattatttacatacataaaattaagtagtttaaacaaagactagtctttcttgatctacataataatctcatgcaaaaagttgacttattttttttaagtagatcaagcaagatatttgtatcagtgcgcTCAGTGCACAGAGTTTGGGTTGATAATGAGATCGTCAGCAGTGGCGTGAAAACAGCACCGCCTTCTATAGTTTTTCTGTAATTTGTTTGCTTATCTGTTGTTTTCCAGTCCTTTCTTGTGTCCAATACTGGAAATTGCCTCCTGAAACCTTCAGCCCCTCAACCATATTGCACTTTTGTAATCTACAGCATTAAAGGGATAAGCAATATTCTTGAAACAGAATATTAAGTTAGGATGCATCACTGAAATGTACATCAAAACTTGTATCTTTGTTTGGCTCATAGGTTTATGAGTAAAACTTTACAACAAGGGCCACAACATATATTTAGATACACAGAAACTAAGAAGAACAATAGGTATTCAATCATTAACTAATTATTAGTAATTGCACTTGATCAGGAATTCATCATTAGGTATTAGTTCTGTATTCAATTCACAGTACTTCATATGTACCAAAGCACATTTGTGGCattttttgtaaagttttgGTGGTTTTTAACTATAAGAGTGATGCAGGAGGTGTGACCGGAAAAAAGATGTGCAGAATCCGAGTCATAACCAAGATGTGATAAAAACCCAAAACAGAGAAGTACAGGATTGCCTGAGAGTCATCATGACAGTATTTTTTCGTCATTAATCATTTGCATCTGCATATTTACTGATGCACAGCTCACAAGAAGCAGTAATAGAATTGGATGTGCTCCACTCTGAGTTGCTCAAGGCTCTGGATGTTGTACAGCTGTTCTTGGTTGACACACAtctgtttcagtgtggacattgGGACAGTTACTCTGGACTGGGAGACTGGGGTGATGTTTCCACTTGTTTAAGAAGGGGGGGCTCAAAGTCATCAGCCTTTCCAGTAAAGTCTATGCAGAGATGCTGGAGAAGAGAGTCCAGTTGGTATTGGAACctcagattcaggaggaacaatgtaaGGGGCACTCGAGTTTTCCAAATCTGCACGTGCTTTGTGGACTTAGAGAAGGCATTAAACGGTGTTCCTTGAGGCATCCTGTGGCGGTTGCTGTGGTATGGGACATCTggggccagattcaccaatatgttcttaagaacaatcttaagaaatgtcttaagatctaaaattaagaagttcataagaaagttcttaagtgcaattcctcaatattttcttaagaacaatcttaagaactgtcatttcttacgaatttcttatttttcctacttaagaacttcttcaaatatgtcattgcattgcacgcgccaacaaacaacatttatacaggtagtttgcgtcttaaccgtcagtcactcactaaacatggagaaggagaaaaagagatgcaggaacttttcaaggttatggtggatgagattaatttgcgaaaaaaaatactattggggaaaattaataataattaactaccacgcttactaacatgctaacaaacagttaacaggctctttgtgtaattaattacaaagtatatcctcaaactatgacctactagtctaaacttgtctaaaatgtgttgaaaaacatgatattagaggcttattattattattattattattattattattattattattaccttttcacagaagaaattttaagacaggtcaaggttgtcttaaagttaagaaaaaagtcaagaacaaatttgagaacttttatttcaagaataccatttattcttaagttttttcttaagaagaaagttgagaaaatacttaagaacttttttggagaatatgacttcttctcttttttcttcttaagactgaacttaagaaaaaaatgacacttaagaagattttttttcttaagaatgttttgtgaatctggCCACAGGTCTGTTGCTATAGGGCTGTACTGGTGGTAATAATCTGGATTTGTTTCAGGTGGAACTCTGGAGTCCatcagagctgccctttgtcactgaTTATGTTCATAGGCTTTATGGACAGAAACACTAGACTGTGGTTCGCGAGTCTGATTCTGTAGTGTCAACATTGCATCTCTGCTTTTTTGTGGATGATTTGATCTTGTTGGTGTTATCGAGTCAAGAACATCAACTCTCACAAGAGTGATTTGCAGATGAGGGTAAAGCGGCAGGGTTGAAAATCAGCACCTGTATGTCTGAGACCATGGTTCTTATTCTGAAGAGgatggaacacactctccaggTATAAGGTATTCACCTTCAAGTGGGTGAATGTTAAGTGTCTTGTGAGGTAAGACTAAAGGAGACTGACAAGCAGATCAGTGTGGCACCTGTAATGCGGAAACTGTACATGGCTTGTTGTGGTGAGGAAGGATCTGAGTCAAGAGGGGAGGTTTTCAAACAGTCGATCTATGTTCTCTCTCTCACCTATGATCACCCATCACTGGAATACTGAGATTACAGATACAAGCGGCTGGAGGGTCTGGACTCCCCtttagagagagggggagaagtTTTGTCCTTCAGCAGAGACTCTGAGTAAAATTGCTGCTCCTCCATATTGAGAGGAGACAGTTGAGGTGATTATCTAGTTAGGATGACCCTGGGCACATGTTTTAGGCACACCTTACTTGGTGGATGACCGAGGGCAGTCCCAGGGCACACTggagagtagggctgggcgatatggaccaaaagtcatatctcgatattttctagctgaatggcgatacttgatatatatcgatattttttctgtgccataattggggtttcccccaaagcattatagcatagcatctctgttagcttcattttttctgaggcaaacccttaaaaaaacagtcagttttaatacaaagcctcatgccaaatgtcacacaggtacttttattaacagaggtctgcacaataccaaaatgtataaaacaaatgaaataaaaataaactgcctgcatatatagaataaaaatgcttcttgaataaaataaaacaaatatccctttcctgcataacaattaaattaaaatacacttaataattaatacaatgcaattaatacaatgtaaacagtaacaggcagacttttccactgaggttgacagttgtgcaaataacaaaacatttgtgcaaatctcaaataaaacattcaagtcaatttgtcacaaaataagctatatcaaaatcgtaaaaaaaaaaaaaaaaatgtataatcgatataaacgatattgtctcgtaccatatcgcgtttgaaaatatatcgatatatattaaaatctcgatatatcgcccagccctactggagAGGCTACATCTATTGGACGGCTTGGAAACACCTTGGTATTCCCCTGGAATGGCTGGAGGAGATGGCTGGGATGTGGTAAAGTCTGGGCCACGCTGTTACAGCTACTGCCCCTGCAACCTGAACTCGGATAAGTGGTAgttcatggatggatgaatcatACATCATATGTTAGATAATGTTACAATAGAAGATACAGATAATGTATATCAAAAAGGAACCCCCTTTTAGCAAAACTTCAGACCAAGAAATAAGGTTTTAGTGGAGAGCTTTTCCAGAGGTCCCTCTGGTTAAAGACACTCATTTAAACAAGGACTTTGTTTTGAATGGGTTAAAGGACTTTTTATCTGTGAACTCTGCACACAGAGAATCACAACAAGGGGCTGAGGGATGATGTGTGGTGGTGGTGCTAGTTTTGAGCTGAAGGCATTTCCTCCCTGAGTCACATGACAAGGAAGATCTGTAAATGCTTACGCTGGTCACATGTGGCCCAGACCACCTTGAAATGTGGCTTTGAGTGATCAGATCTCAATGCCTCCTTCCTGGGTGCATTTACAGCTTAAGACCGTCCATCTGTGACTGGATCCCTCAGGCTAGAttttagaaccaggacacaagGAAAGCAACTTTAAAACTTCGtttattgtcacatttttcaaaGGAAACACAGGAACATTCTTCATTACCAGTAGATATCAGTaatattttatcattttcatATGGTTGATAGATTTTCATTGATGCATACAAGTGCAAGGTTTAACCTGGCTTCAGGCCACACGACCTTTACAGGTTTACAGGTTGATTGCTGGATATGCAGAGGGAGAAAATGTGCAGAGGTTTCTAAATTGTTTCCAAAGTTCCTGTTTCTTTGCAGCctttaaaacaaatgaacaGTCTGAGTCCACACAATGTGTTTTTCCTGTTTCCTATGATGTGATCTGTCTCAGCTGAGCTGAAAGCAGCAGTCCGGACATGGCCCCACACCGACCCGGTCAGCTGGGCTCAGAGAACCACTGTGGTGGCTCTGGTCAAACGTCTCGACCAAAGTCTGGAGAAGGCCGTCACCGCTCTGAAGCAGAACGACCCCAAATACTACAGAGGTGAGACGTCCAGACGTCTCCTGCCAGCTTTGTAATGGTACAAAGTTACCCGGGAGGGTTTTCCCCTTCTGTTGGATGAGGCTTCCTTGGGTTGCAGCAGAATGTTTCCAGATAGAACATTAAGAAGAAAACTAACAGGGTCCAAGGTCCAGTTTGGAAACACAAATTCAATATAAGTTAGGTAAATTTCATAATCTTATCACTCAATTGATGTTATCACATCATATCAAGTTGAGTTACAAATCATATTAGCTTTATTTTACTCTACATTTCCTTCAACAGTTGCTTCTTTACTAACCGGATTGaaacattttctctctttttttactgACATTAGTTTCTAAAGTTCTGTTTTCTTTGACATCCAAACTGTTGTCAAGGTATTCATGTCCATGTAGAACATCTCACACTTGACATAAAACACAATTTCATGACTTTTTAGGCatactgtacaggactgtctcagaaaattagaatattgtgataaagttctttattttctgtaatgcttttaaaaaaacaaaaatgtcatacattctggattcattacaaatcaactgaaatattgcaagccttttattattttaatattgctgattatggcttagagtttaagattaagattcccagaatattctaattttttgagaaaggatatttgagttttcttaagctgtaagccacgatcagcaatattaaaatgaataaaatgatggcttgcaatatttcagttgatttgtaatgaatccagaatgtatgacatttttgtttttgtaattgcattacagaaaatcacaatattaacattttctgagacagtcctgtagatgtgAAACAGGTTCAATCTTTTAAGATAAGACGTAGCAGTAAAGTAATTAACGGTTTAGTTTTTCTGGTTGGCTAGATGTAGAAACATATTGAATTTCAATCTTGTAATCACTGCTTTCTTTATCTTTCATTAGTAAAACAATGACAAAGCAGGGTTGCAGCCATGAAAAGAAACCGTATTTGTCCTTAGATGACTTTCTGACTGTTTTAGACGAATTGTGTTTCTTTGTCTGAGGTTCTGAGAGTTTTCTAACCTGTTCCCTCCAGAGTTTGAACCTTTATTGTCCTGGACGTTCTGGCTGATTCCTCAGGAGTGGCGGTCCACAGACCCCAGCCTGGTTTATTCCTCCACCATGACATCCGAGTGTTACGATGAGCAGCTCAGTGACAAGTGTCTGACGCTGCTGCTGGGAACCTGGTACGCGTCCACAAAGTCAGTCCAAACTACCCTCAACACAACTCAGTGgagctttctttatttcttttttcacaaagaaaaaaagtaaccctgtttttttttttagtctgcaGACGCTCCTCTTTTTGGCCAAAATTGCTTTATTTATTGATAAGTTCAACGTGCTAACACTCGCATATCTAATTCACATTTGGACAGGAAGATGAACGGGACACCCTGCATCGTCACCAAACCCTGCCGGGACACCATGACTCGTTTTGGTTGTCCGTTTTACTCTCTGTCTCACCAGCTGCTCTACTTTATGATTGGAAGAATGGTAAGAGGTttaaattacacttaaaaacatcTGCAAACTACAAAAAATCTCCGCTTTCACAACAGGAAAACACTTGCAGCACCGTATATTGTTATTAGGACTTCATTTTACTGTGTCTACAAATACCACAATAATGTGAAGGAACATATGAAAGATGATTGTGAAACCATGTAATTATGCACTATGTCATCTGCAAAAGAATAAGGATTAATTATGTGTTGGCTAATAAGATGGAAGAACAATGGTGGATGAAAGACTGGGCTTTGAGGAACTCCATGAAATACTATTTAAAAGTAATCAAACAAAATAATACTAGCTGTTGTCTATACGAGAGGATGCTTCTGTCTTTTAACATTATCAAAAGATCCTCCTGAGATGCCTGCTGGTTCCTCTTTCCATCTCAGAAAGGCTGTAACAACCTGCTCAAAGGGGACACGAGAGCACCCAGAGCCAACATGACTGAACAAAACTACCAGGAAATCTTCTGTTCCAACATGATGAAGGCCAACCAGGACATCGTCACAGACGGGTTATCCGAGCAAACGGTCGACATCTTCATTGAAAACAGTGAGTTCCTGCTTGTTCGCACTGCAGCTGTGTAGTACATTTATGACTGATTGTATAAAAAGATAGTTGATAGTGTAGTTGTGATGCCTCCGGTAAAGCATCAAGCATTATTTGAGCCAGAGGACAGAGCTCGATTGGGTCTTGTTCATCTTGGAATTATTTTCAGAAGGATGTAAACCAGTTGGGTTGAATGTCTTGTGTCCTCTCCTCTGTTGACAGTCCTGATCTGTGGACTGGCTGGATTCTCAGACTTCCACAAAGCTGATTGGCTGCAGCACATCCTCAGGCTGCAGGACGAGGAAGTTGGCTGCTTCGGCAGAGACAGTAAGGATCGCTCGCTACAAAATCTCCATGTCCAATTACAATTTGAATTTCCCCAAGGTGGGATTATTATAGGAATTCTTAACACAAGTGAACCGAGAAAGACATGTTTTAGTCAGGATTTTGTGCTGGccacacaaaataaaatgaaataaaatacatctCAGGTTAATATgtatagaataaataaataaaatgtagaaaaaaaacacaacatagaaacaataaaacattttttgaccCAAAAATATCTGTTTACAACACTGTCACACATCGTTCTTTATGTGTGACAGTGTTGGCAGCAAAATGCAGTTAATGCGGGAGATTAATCCAGAACAGAAGTCCAAAGTTGCTTTGGGTATTTTTTGACGATAGATTGGACAGGCGACCACGAGAGCTAGAAAACCCTTCTTAAAActaatcaaatattccttcaaatttaAGTTAAACtcatattttaacatgaaaaactCGTTTGTGCTTCTGTAAAAGTGTTTTGATGCCAATACATCTAATTTACTTACTGCATGGATTATGAAAACAGAACTTTGGGTGCAACAAGGGTAGTTGTACTTTGCTGTATTGTAAGTTAAAAGATCAGAATACTTCTCCCACCACTGTAAATGTGGCAGCTTCTGTTCCAACAAGTGACTTGGATAATGTGTGATATTTTTAATCAGAGAAACTCGGTGCCTCTGCGGTGCATTTTGCACAGATGGGTTAGCAGTTGATGTTCTGTGTTGTTTGTCCTCAGGGAGCTTCATCTCTCAGATGATCGGGGACGAGCTGCTGGAACAGCTGCAGCCTCACAGGAGagtgaagaggagagaaaaaataCTTCCAGGtcactttgtgttttttttccccctcatacTTGCATAATTACATAACTTAATCACAGCAGCAGATCCGTGATGCTCAGTCACAAATactagttttatttgtttatttggccaacAAACAGAGGGCTTACCTGTACCTTCAGTTCCCTGATCTCTTTTgaaaagttaaagaaaaaaaataaataatgcgcactcgtgtcaaaaaaaaaaaatgaagttgaAGTTTGACGTCACTCTTGAAATCTGACACGTTTGGCTGAATTCCTCTGTGTTTCTGTCATCTCTCATCTGGCAGACGGCTGTTCCAGTCACATGACGGCAGTGGCGGTCGGCGCTCTGGGAGGATACCTGAACTTTTATCTGACAGAACAGGACATAACGAAGAGGCCGCTGTCCTGAACAACAGGACCTGTTCACACGATCCTCAGAGATGTTCCTCACTGACGAACACTGACCCGTTACGTTATGAACATGGTTGGAAGACACAAAGAGCGGAAGAGATTTTTTCAAATCGTCATGTGAATGGGTTTTGTGAGTTTAATCAATTAAGCCGACCTCTTAAacatatatatgaatattaaatCCCCCAAAAGATCCCAAATGAAAGTAGTGGTGCTTCAATTTTCAAGTTGAatacatttgaatattgtgattttctgtaatgcaattacaaaaacaaaaatgtcatacattctggattccttacaaatcaactgaaatattgcaagccttttattatttttatattgctgatcatggcttacagcttaagaaaactcaaatatcctatctaaaaaaattagaatattctgggaatgttaatcttaaactgtaagccataatcagcaatattaaaataataaaaggcttgcaatatttcagttgatttgtaatgaatcacaatcacaatattctaattttctgagacggtcctgtatatgttgttcTTCACATGGACCACAGATGGCGCTGTTTTGTTCAGCCTGAAGATGCAGCGATTTCTGGACTCAAATGACGCTGAATAGTGATGCAGATATTAaaatcttgtgtgtgtgtgtgtgtgtgtgtgtgtgtgtatatatatatatatatatatatatatatatatatatatatatatatatatatatatagttacagATTTGATCTCTGTTTGGGAGAATTTTTCATCTCAGACAAGCATTTTCTCTGTTATAAAAAAACGATCCAGGTATTGAAAACATTTTCTGACACTCATCAGGTTTCAGCAGCCGTCTATATGTGTCTCAGAAATGGTCTCAGATACTAAATTATTGGCACAAATTCCAAGATGCTTTTCTAGTCTCTGCTCACTACCCTGAGGGCAGCGACAAGCGTGTTTTTATTAGCCGAGTATCCAAGTGAGTGAACGAAAGCACCTCAGTGATTCGATGGTTCTGACATCATGGAGCACCTGCAGGATTTTTTGCCAACTTCAAACAGATATTGACAACATGCAATATAAAAACTCATAGTGGAGTATTTCAATAtgaaacatatatttattttacattacaattaaaaatagtttccaaaaaaaagaaaaaactttttttcataaatacattttttgttttcataacaattatatggaaccttttgaatctgtaataaagtattcatatcatatcatatcataacATTTAATTAGCTATAAAAACTGATCTGAAACATTAAGGCAACCGTAGGAACTGCATGACCTATAGCTGAACACAGATGAACTCACGTGAACTGTTTATATGTAAAGTTATGTGAACAGAATAAAGAGAACTACTAGTATAAAGTCTGCTCCGTTTACTGAAAACACTTTTCGAGTTTGTGCTGACAAAGAAACAGGTTTTGTTGAGCTGGGACCTGAGTGATGATGTCACTTGTTCCACCCGGTGACCTCGTAGAAGAGGCTCTTGAGCAGCCGGGCCTCATAAGTCACAGTGTTTTTGCCTGGGTGAATATTGATCTCCTCCAGAGGCTGCACGATGATCGCTGGCACCTCCTTCCCATACACtgcatggagacaaacagacGCTTGAACAGAAACACTAAAGATGCTTTCTTTCAAAGACGTTCTAGTAACATTAACTTATGTCCTGAAAGTCTCTAATAGGTAAGCATTACGCAAATTCACGTGCGGAACGAAGTgtataaaagaaaaagtaaaatatactTGACAGGTCAGTTACTGCTGAGCCCAGGTTCAAAGAAAGTAATAaggaacacacacactgttggatCTTCATGAAATGACTGTGCTGGACTATAATGGACACTTGCTACATGTCACCTATCAAAACTTTCTACTCAGATAAAAGTGATCCAGCAAGAGTGTTTAAAACAGAttattttaaacacacctgCCTATTCATGTCCCTGTGAGTGATGGCTAAAATGTTGGTGTTGTGCAGGTTTGTGCTGCTCACCCTCACAGTGCTCCAGGAACTGAATACACTCCTGAACCACGGCATCGCGCAGAACGACCATGTGTTTGGACATGTTCTCCAGCAAGGAGAGGAAACAGCGCTTGGCGTAGAACCACGTGTCCGTCCccagctacacacacacacgcacacacacagagaatACACAGATTAACTGGTTATTTACAAGTAATTCTTCTCAACTACAGCCTtctagataaaaaataaaaacatcatattCAGAATGATGGATTGGGGCTTCAGACCGTTTGTGTGAGACAGTTTCCAGCGACCAGAGATACTGTTCAGG
This window of the Cololabis saira isolate AMF1-May2022 chromosome 21, fColSai1.1, whole genome shotgun sequence genome carries:
- the c21h16orf89 gene encoding UPF0764 protein C16orf89 homolog isoform X2, whose translation is MRAAGMRLAAAVLLVSAAVSGSRAEVIDDVLTSLSRGVSFLERQHEHINLDGAVGFVMLQAELKAAVRTWPHTDPVSWAQRTTVVALVKRLDQSLEKAVTALKQNDPKYYREFEPLLSWTFWLIPQEWRSTDPSLVYSSTMTSECYDEQLSDKCLTLLLGTWKMNGTPCIVTKPCRDTMTRFGCPFYSLSHQLLYFMIGRMKGCNNLLKGDTRAPRANMTEQNYQEIFCSNMMKANQDIVTDGLSEQTVDIFIENILICGLAGFSDFHKADWLQHILRLQDEEVGCFGRDRSFISQMIGDELLEQLQPHRRVKRREKILPDGCSSHMTAVAVGALGGYLNFYLTEQDITKRPLS
- the c21h16orf89 gene encoding UPF0764 protein C16orf89 homolog isoform X1; protein product: MRAAGMRLAAAVLLVSAAVSGSRAEVIDDVLTSLSRGVSFLERQHEHINLDGAVGFVMLQAELKAAVRTWPHTDPVSWAQRTTVVALVKRLDQSLEKAVTALKQNDPKYYREFEPLLSWTFWLIPQEWRSTDPSLVYSSTMTSECYDEQLSDKCLTLLLGTWYASTKKMNGTPCIVTKPCRDTMTRFGCPFYSLSHQLLYFMIGRMKGCNNLLKGDTRAPRANMTEQNYQEIFCSNMMKANQDIVTDGLSEQTVDIFIENILICGLAGFSDFHKADWLQHILRLQDEEVGCFGRDRSFISQMIGDELLEQLQPHRRVKRREKILPDGCSSHMTAVAVGALGGYLNFYLTEQDITKRPLS